In the Choloepus didactylus isolate mChoDid1 chromosome 5, mChoDid1.pri, whole genome shotgun sequence genome, one interval contains:
- the CRHR2 gene encoding corticotropin-releasing factor receptor 2 isoform X5: MHPLLTAPRADRGQHPLPNGPQWEDKQGMDGCPIAQLSKLSSRDINQLTSIAPPFVVWTEIKPRCGNSQSRIKKQIHTDTYPGISQNRLCPDVHPNLPIGSMTIVSYDKSHRGPCRSSRSLAWQCHFDPTLPIRARVLSFTPPPPTMCPLPRSACVSVCLSVQQRKYDLHYRIALIVNYLGHCISVATLVAAFLLFLALRSIRCLRNVIHWNLITTFILRNVMWFLLQLINHEVHESNEVWCRCITTIFNYFVVTNFFWMFMEGCYLHTAIAMTYSTERLRKWLFLFIGWCIPCPIIIAWAIGKLYYENEQCWFGKEPGDLVDYIYQGPIILVLLINFIFLFNIVRILMTKLRASTTSEMIQYRR; encoded by the exons ATGCACCCCCTCCTTACTGCACCCAGAGCAGACCGAGGCCAACACCCCCTGCCCAATGGGCCCCAATGGGAGGACAAGCAGGGCATGGATGGTTGCCCCATTGCACAGTTGTCCAAACTGAGCTCCAGAGATATAAATCAACTCACATCCATCGCTCCACCGTTTGTGGTCTGGACTGAGATTAAGCCCAGGTGTGGCAACTCCCAGTCcagaattaaaaagcaaatacacacagatacataccCTGGCATATCTCAGAATAGGCTGTGTCCAGATGTGCACCCAAACTTGCCTATTGGAAGCATGACTATAGTCAGTTATGACAAGAGCCACCGAGGGCCCTGCAGGAGTTCCAGGAGCCTGGCCTGGCAATGCCACTTTGACCCAACTCTGCCCATCAGGGCTAGAGTGCTCAgcttcaccccccccccccccaccatgtgcCCTCTGCCTCGGTCtgcctgtgtgtctgtctgtctgtctgtccagcaGAGGAAATATGATCTGCACTACCGCATCGCCCTCATCGTCAACTACCTGGGCCACTGCATTTCTGTGGCCACACTCGTGGCAGCCTTCCTGCTTTTCCTGGCCCTGCG GAGCATCCGCTGTCTGCGGAATGTGATTCACTGGAACCTCATCACCACCTTTATCCTGAGAAATGTCATGTGGTTCCTGCTGCAACTGATCAACCACGAAGTGCATGAGAGCAACGAG GTCTGGTGTCGCTGCATCACCACCATCTTCAACTACTTCGTGGTGACCAACTTCTTCTGGATGTTCATGGAGGGCTGCTACCTGCACACGGCCATTGCCATGACCTACTCCACTGAGCGCCTGCGCAAATGGCTCTTCCTCTTCATCGGATGGT gCATCCCCTGCCCCATCATCATTGCCTGGGCCATTGGAAAACTCTACTATGAGAATGAACA GTGCTGGTTTGGCAAGGAACCAGGTGACCTGGTGGACTACATCTACCAAGGCCCCATCATCCTCGTGCTCCTG
- the CRHR2 gene encoding corticotropin-releasing factor receptor 2 isoform X6 → MHPLLTAPRADRGQHPLPNGPQWEDKQGMDGCPIAQLSKLSSRDINQLTSIAPPFVVWTEIKPRCGNSQSRIKKQIHTDTYPGISQNRLCPDVHPNLPIGSMTIVSYDKSHRGPCRSSRSLAWQCHFDPTLPIRARVLSFTPPPPTMCPLPRSACVSVCLSVQQRKYDLHYRIALIVNYLGHCISVATLVAAFLLFLALRSIRCLRNVIHWNLITTFILRNVMWFLLQLINHEVHESNEVWCRCITTIFNYFVVTNFFWMFMEGCYLHTAIAMTYSTERLRKWLFLFIGWCIPCPIIIAWAIGKLYYENEQCWFGKEPGDLVDYIYQGPIILVLLINFIFLFNIVRILMTKLRASTTSEMIQYR, encoded by the exons ATGCACCCCCTCCTTACTGCACCCAGAGCAGACCGAGGCCAACACCCCCTGCCCAATGGGCCCCAATGGGAGGACAAGCAGGGCATGGATGGTTGCCCCATTGCACAGTTGTCCAAACTGAGCTCCAGAGATATAAATCAACTCACATCCATCGCTCCACCGTTTGTGGTCTGGACTGAGATTAAGCCCAGGTGTGGCAACTCCCAGTCcagaattaaaaagcaaatacacacagatacataccCTGGCATATCTCAGAATAGGCTGTGTCCAGATGTGCACCCAAACTTGCCTATTGGAAGCATGACTATAGTCAGTTATGACAAGAGCCACCGAGGGCCCTGCAGGAGTTCCAGGAGCCTGGCCTGGCAATGCCACTTTGACCCAACTCTGCCCATCAGGGCTAGAGTGCTCAgcttcaccccccccccccccaccatgtgcCCTCTGCCTCGGTCtgcctgtgtgtctgtctgtctgtctgtccagcaGAGGAAATATGATCTGCACTACCGCATCGCCCTCATCGTCAACTACCTGGGCCACTGCATTTCTGTGGCCACACTCGTGGCAGCCTTCCTGCTTTTCCTGGCCCTGCG GAGCATCCGCTGTCTGCGGAATGTGATTCACTGGAACCTCATCACCACCTTTATCCTGAGAAATGTCATGTGGTTCCTGCTGCAACTGATCAACCACGAAGTGCATGAGAGCAACGAG GTCTGGTGTCGCTGCATCACCACCATCTTCAACTACTTCGTGGTGACCAACTTCTTCTGGATGTTCATGGAGGGCTGCTACCTGCACACGGCCATTGCCATGACCTACTCCACTGAGCGCCTGCGCAAATGGCTCTTCCTCTTCATCGGATGGT gCATCCCCTGCCCCATCATCATTGCCTGGGCCATTGGAAAACTCTACTATGAGAATGAACA GTGCTGGTTTGGCAAGGAACCAGGTGACCTGGTGGACTACATCTACCAAGGCCCCATCATCCTCGTGCTCCTG